A stretch of DNA from Magnetovibrio sp. PR-2:
AGCTTAGCGTTTGCCTGGGCAATGACGTAGCGGCCCTCTTCCATGGCGGACATGTAGACCGTTTCAGAAGAAACCTTACCGCCTTCAACTTTGCGGTACGGGCTTTCGATAAAGCCGTACTTGTTCACAACAGCGAAAGTAGCCAAGGAGTTGATCAGACCGATGTTCGGACCCTCAGGCGTTTCAATCGGGCAGATGCGGCCATAGTGGGTCGGGTGAACGTCGCGGACTTCAAAGCCTGCGCGTTCGCGGGTCAGACCGCCCGGGCCCAACGCAGACAAACGACGTTTGTGCGTCACTTCGGACAGCGGGTTGGTTTGATCCATGAACTGCGACAGCTGCGAAGAGCCGAAGAATTCACGTACAGCCGCCGAAGCAGGCTTGGCGTTGATCAAATCGTGCGGCATGACCGTGTCGATTTCGACCGAGCTCATCCGTTCGCGAATGGCGCGTTCCATACGCAGCAAGCCGACACGGTATTGGTTTTCCATCAACTCACCGACAGAGCGCACACGGCGGTTGCCCAAGTGGTCAATGTCGTCGATGTCGCCGCGGCCGTCTTTCAATTCGACCAAGACTTTGACGATTTCCAAGATATCTTCGCGACGCAGAACACGCAGGGTGTCTTCGGTTTCAAAACCCAGACGCGCGTTCATCTTCACGCGACCGACGCTGGACAGATCGTAGCGTTCGGAATCGAAGAACAACGAGTTGAACAGAGCTTCCGCCGTTTCCAAGGTTGGCGGCTCACCCGGGCGCATGACACGGTAGATGTCGATCAAGGCTTCTTCGCGCGACGTGTTTTTGTCGATCGCCAAGGTGTTGCGCATGTACGGGCCAACGTTGACGTGGTCAATGGCCAGGGCTTTGATTTCGGTGACGCCAGCTTCTTCCAAAGCTTCGATGGCGGCTTCGGTGATTTCGTCACCCGGTTCGGCGTAAATTTCGCCGGACTTTTCGGAGAAGATATCTTCCGCGGCATAAGAACCGATCAGTTCTTCGCTCGACACCAAGATTTCAGAGAGCGAACCCTCTTCCATTTTCTTGAGCTTGCGCGGCGTGATCTTTTCACCGGCTTCGGCAACAACTTTGCCGGTTTTGGCGTTGATCAGGTCTTTGGTGAGCTTCACACCTTTGTAGCGCGCAGAGATAAAGTCGGTTTTCCAACCTTTCTTGGTGCGCGTATAGGTGACTTGATCGTAGAAGTACTGAAGGATGTCTTCTTTGGACATGCCTTGAGCTTCCAACGGATCGACGTTTTCGCCTTTGGCTTTCGCCTGTTCGCGTTTGCCAGCCGTTTCTTCGTTATCCAGAGCCATCAACAAAGTGGTGACAGGCAGTTTACGACGGCGATCGATACGGACGTATGCCAGATCTTTAGCATCGAACTCAAAGTCCAGCCAAGAACCGCGGTACGGGATCACGCGTGCGGCAAACAGGAATTTGCCGGAACTGTGGGTTTTGCCTTTGTCGTGATCAAAGAACACGCCAGGCGAACGGTGCATTTGCGACACGATCACACGCTCGGTACCGTTGACGACGAAGGTGCCGTTGGCGGTCATGAACGGCATGTCGCCCATGTAAACGTCTTGTTCTTTGATATCGCGAACGGACTTGGCACCGGTTTCTTCGTCGATGTCCCAAACCACCAAACGCAAGGTGACTTTCAAGGGAGCGGCGAAGGTGATGCCACGTTGCTGACATTCTTCAACGTCGTATTTCGGCGTCTCAAATTCGTACGACACATATTCCAACGTGCCGCGACCGGAAAAGTCTTCGATGGGGAAGACGGATTTGAAGACTTCTTGCAAGCCAGTGTCGGGGCGTTCGTTCGCCGCGACGTCTTTTTGCAGGAAGTGATCGTAAGAAGCCTTTTGAACCTCGATCAGGTTCGGCATCTCTACAGCGGCGGGGATTTTCCCGTAATCCTTACGGACACGCTTGCGATGCGTAAACGACGTTGCCATGAATTACCTCGTTCTTTAAGTACGGCCCCAAATTGGGCCAGATGAAACAGTTAAAGTCTTTAATCACCCAACTTCGCGAAAAGTCAGGCTTAAAATACAAAAACGCCCCCGGCGGACTGCTTGGGATGCCGATCCCAAATCATCACGCTGAGAGGCGTTTTAAGAACACGCGCTGTACCGGCTTCGGCAAGCCCATTCGGGCGCGGTCTCAAACAGTGGAATGGGACAGAGCTCGAAAGCTCCGCCCCGTCCCGATTTTGTAATCCGAAGAAGATTACTTGAGTTCGACAGAAGCGCCTGCTTCTTCCAACTTTTTCTTGATTTCTTCGGCTTCGTCTTTCGGTGCAGCTTCTTTGACAGCTTTCGGTGCGCCTTCGACGAGTTCTTTCGCTTCTTTGAGGCCCAGGCCGGTGATGGCGCGGACTTCTTTGATGACGTTGATTTTCTTGTCGCCAGCAGCGGTCAAGATAACGTCGAAGTCGGTTTTTTCTTCAGCGGCTTCGCCACCAGCAGCACCCGGAGCAGCAGCAACTGCAACCGGAGCAGCAGCGGAAACGCCCCATTTGTCTTCCAGAAGCGTTGCCAATTCAGCTGCTTCCATTACGGTCAGTGCAGAAAGGTCTTCTGCGAGTTGTTCGATGTTAGCCATCTTCATATTCTCCTAAGGCTTGAACTGCCTGTGTAAAATTGTAACCAGATACGCGACTTAACCCTCAGAGGCGCCATAAGCACCGCATACGCGGGCCAACTGACCAGCCGGAGCCTGCAGAACGCCGGCAACTTTCGTTGCGGGAGCGTTGAGCAAGCCAACAAGCTTGCCACGGAGTTCGTCGAGCGAAGGCATGGAAGCAAGCGTTTGAACGCCTGCGATATCCAAAACTTCTTCACCCATTGCGCCGCCGACAATTTCAAAGTTGTCATTGCCTTTGGCGAATTTGGCCGCAACCTTTGCAGCAGCAACGACGTCTTCGCTATAAGCGATACCCGTCGGGCCTTTGAAAAGGTCTGCGATCCCTTCGAACTGCGTGTCCTTAAGGGCGAGACGCGTGAGCCGGTTTTGCGTCACTTTGAAGCTAGCTCCCGCTTCACGAAGCTTCACGCGCAGGTCTTCCATCTCATTGACAGTCAGGCCCAAGTTATGCGTGACAACGACGGTTTGAGCGCCGTTGAACGTTTCGTTCAGCTGAGAAACCAGTTCTTCTTTCTGTGTACGGTCCACAGTCGTCTCCAGTTTCATTGGCTTATCTCAAATGAAATAAGCCGTTGCACGATGGTCCTTAAACCCAAAAGCGGATTTTAAGAACCCGACAACCTGCCAAGTGCAACAGTTCAAGCCGTACTTCACTAAAAAGCTCAATACGGGTACTGCACCGTCTGTGCTGGCGGGATGCTTCCCTTTAAACACCACCCAATTGTGATGCACCAACGGTCTTGGACAGGCTTGAAGAGTTGAGTTTCACCCCTACTCTTCGTTACCCGCCCACCCCGTTACCAGGGTGGGCCAGTAAACTCTTGTTTAGAGGACGATTCACGTCAAAGCCTCCCGGCTTTAACGATCGTGCTCTATGCTAAGCGCTTAAGACGCCACCAAGTCGGCGATGTCCAACTTAACGCCCGGGCCCATGGTCGAGCTGATCGTAGCCCGTTTCATGTAGGTGCCCTTCGCGCCGGACGGCTTAGCTTTGTTCAATGCGTTGATGAACGTTTGCACGTTCTCAGCAATTTCTTTCTCACCGAAGCTGGCTTTGCCAACACCGACATGAATGATGCCCAATTTTTCAACCCGGAATTCGATTTGACCACCTTTGGCGTCTTTCACGGCTTGCGTGACGTCTGCGGTGACGGTGCCCAGTTTCGGGTTCGGCATCAGGCCGCGCGGACCCAAAACTTTACCCAATTTACCGACGACCATCATCATGTCCGGGGTCGCGATGCAGCGATCGAAGTCCATTTCGCCTTTTTGGATCTTTTCTGCAAGATCTTCAGCACCAACAAGTTCAGCACCTGCGGCTTTGGCTTCTTCTGCTTTGTCGCCTTTGGCGAACACGGCAACTTTAACGGTTTTACCCGTGCCGTTCGGCAGTGCGACAACACCACGGACCATTTGGTCGGCGTGTTTCGGATCAACGCCCAAGTTGACGGCCATCTCGATGGTTTCGTCGAACTTAGCGTTGGCGTTTTCTTTGACCATCTTCACAGCGGAAGCGAGATCATAGAGCTTGTTGCGGTCCATTTTTTCGACCACGTCGCTCAGGCGTTTGCCAAATTTCTGCGCCATGACTTACCCCTTCACCTCAAGACCCATAGAACGTGCGGTGCCTGCGATTTGCAGCGCGCCGTTGTCCAGGTCGTTTGCGTTCAGATCTTCCATTTTCAGTTCTGCAATTTCGCGGCACTGATCCATGGTGACGGAACCCACAACTTGAGTACCGGTGGTACCCGCGCCTGATTTGATTTTGGCCGCTTTTTTCAGCAAGAAGCTGGCCGGAGGCGTTTTGGTGATGAAGTCGAACGAGGCGTCTTGATAAGCGGTGATAACCACCGGAATCGGCATGCCTTGTTCCATCTGTTGGGTCTTCGCGTTGAAGGCCTTACAGAATTCCATGATGTTCAGTCCTGCCTGACCCAAGGCCGGGCCGATGGGCGGGGATGGATTTGCCTGACCAGCCGGCACTTGCAGCTTAACCAGGGCTTTGACTTTCTTAGCCATTTTATACCTCAGTATCCAATGTGTTGGCCTGCACCGTCATTGCTAACGCACGCGGGCCGTTTCTGAGTGCGTGGTCCGACCATGGCTGGCCTCCCACACGGTTTATTCCCCGGCCGCTCATCCCATATGGGAGATCGGCCAGAAAATTCGAATTAAACTTTTTCGACCTGGGAGTATTCCAACTCCACCGGGGTCGAACGGCCAAAGATGGACACTGCCACTTTGACACGCGAACGTTCTTCGTCGACGTCTTCCACCAAACCGTTGAACGAAGCGAACGGGCCGTCGATGACGCGGACGTTTTCGCCGATTTCGAAGATGACAGCCATTTTCGGGCGATCCACACCTTCTTCGACTTGGTTGAGGATGCGCTTGGCTTCCGCTTCCGAAATCGGTGTCGGGCGATCTTTCGAACCCAAGAACCCGGAAACCTTCGGCGTGTTTTGCACCAAGTGCCAAGCTTCGTCCGTCAACTCCATCTCAATCAGGATGTAGCCCGGGAAGAATTTGCGCTCCGAAGACACCTTGGTGCCGCGGCGCACTTCAACCACTTCCTCACTGGGGACCAAGACCTGCAAGATCTTGTCATCCATGCCAGCTTGTTTGGCTTGCTCCATGATCGAAGCCG
This window harbors:
- the rplL gene encoding 50S ribosomal protein L7/L12, with amino-acid sequence MANIEQLAEDLSALTVMEAAELATLLEDKWGVSAAAPVAVAAAPGAAGGEAAEEKTDFDVILTAAGDKKINVIKEVRAITGLGLKEAKELVEGAPKAVKEAAPKDEAEEIKKKLEEAGASVELK
- the rplJ gene encoding 50S ribosomal protein L10, yielding MDRTQKEELVSQLNETFNGAQTVVVTHNLGLTVNEMEDLRVKLREAGASFKVTQNRLTRLALKDTQFEGIADLFKGPTGIAYSEDVVAAAKVAAKFAKGNDNFEIVGGAMGEEVLDIAGVQTLASMPSLDELRGKLVGLLNAPATKVAGVLQAPAGQLARVCGAYGASEG
- the rplA gene encoding 50S ribosomal protein L1, producing the protein MAQKFGKRLSDVVEKMDRNKLYDLASAVKMVKENANAKFDETIEMAVNLGVDPKHADQMVRGVVALPNGTGKTVKVAVFAKGDKAEEAKAAGAELVGAEDLAEKIQKGEMDFDRCIATPDMMMVVGKLGKVLGPRGLMPNPKLGTVTADVTQAVKDAKGGQIEFRVEKLGIIHVGVGKASFGEKEIAENVQTFINALNKAKPSGAKGTYMKRATISSTMGPGVKLDIADLVAS
- the rplK gene encoding 50S ribosomal protein L11, which gives rise to MAKKVKALVKLQVPAGQANPSPPIGPALGQAGLNIMEFCKAFNAKTQQMEQGMPIPVVITAYQDASFDFITKTPPASFLLKKAAKIKSGAGTTGTQVVGSVTMDQCREIAELKMEDLNANDLDNGALQIAGTARSMGLEVKG
- the nusG gene encoding transcription termination/antitermination protein NusG: MAARWYVLHVYSGFEKKVSASIMEQAKQAGMDDKILQVLVPSEEVVEVRRGTKVSSERKFFPGYILIEMELTDEAWHLVQNTPKVSGFLGSKDRPTPISEAEAKRILNQVEEGVDRPKMAVIFEIGENVRVIDGPFASFNGLVEDVDEERSRVKVAVSIFGRSTPVELEYSQVEKV